AATCAAATAATCATTAGTTACTTGTATACATGCATATACCTTGACTTGATCCGTCGATTTCTAATTGATCCCGGAGAAGTTTGGAGAGACAAGGCTTTCAGTAAAGCTATCTTGATTTATCAATAACAAATTTTGACAAAATTCAGCATTATCAGAGTAATATCTTTTTTTAGTTTCGTCATCTATCAGCGTTTGTTTGATTCTAATAACTGGAAATTTGGGACCACGCAAAATGTAGCCTTTATTAACAGAAAACATAGGTCGTAATAACGTACAAAACTCATGTTGTCCATAGATTAAAATGTTATTCCAAGAATCTTTTACCCCATACTCATTCATCAACCAAACTTGACCTTTGTTACTCAGAACAATAGCAAGCTTTCCACCAATACCAACAAGTTTGCATTGACTATTAGCAACAATATCAACATCATCAGGTGACGGCACTACATTAAAATTTTCAGATGCTAAATTAAAAGCTAAGATTACCCCTAAACCGTCAGATCGCTTCTTAGCAAACCAGTGAAGAAACCCGTTAACAAAAACACCTGGAGAATTGACTATGTAACGATAATCTTTCAGCGATTCAGTCACCCGTGCATATGTATTATTACTTGTAAGACTAAAAACACGAATATGCATACTATCAGAAGACAGATCGTGTCTCCAGGCAATAGTAACAAGCTTGTATTCATCAGTTAGCGAATCATAACCAAATCCATAACTGATGTTATGTTTTCGGATCACATTAATCAGCTTATATCTACCAAAATCAGGTAATTGTATAAACTCCCTAGTTATTGGATTTAAAACAAGAAGCTTAAATAAATATCCACCACTATCAGGATTCATACAACCTTTGACCCGAAATGACACCAACACAAGGCCATTACAAGAACCAAATATAGTGAAGAAGCGTTCTTTCAAGTTACATTTTGTTAGTTCTGTTCCACGGTGATGATCAAGTGGGACTAAATTGAGTGAACGGTCATTGCAGGATACAAATATGAGGTGGTTTCGGTTGAGGGTCTTTCGATGATTTTCGATAAATTGTGGCGATGTAAGTTCAGATAGCCAGTCTTTTGAAACGCACCTGAATCGACCAACAGATTGGGCCGGAAGACGATATAGGATCTCAGTGATCATCTCCCGTGGAATTGTGATGCTGAATTCAGACGCCATTGCATTTGCCGTTGCTGCCGTCGCCGTCACCGTTGTCTTCGTCCTTTTCGACGCCATTGTTATGTCAGGGTTTCAATTAAAGAGTGTCTTACGATTTCAATTAGAGCGTGTAAACCAATAGTAGATTTATATACGGactattattttaaattttaattttaaatatgtgtatatattattataatgttattttattttatttaattttatttatattttattaatattaaaattttatatttatatatttttttttttgaaaagcaaacatTATATTAATTCAAAGCGCAAAGTACATCAAGTTATACATCGCAAGGCGAAAGGATACCGAGCTAGAAA
This window of the Rutidosis leptorrhynchoides isolate AG116_Rl617_1_P2 chromosome 7, CSIRO_AGI_Rlap_v1, whole genome shotgun sequence genome carries:
- the LOC139860271 gene encoding F-box/kelch-repeat protein At3g06240-like; its protein translation is MASKRTKTTVTATAATANAMASEFSITIPREMITEILYRLPAQSVGRFRCVSKDWLSELTSPQFIENHRKTLNRNHLIFVSCNDRSLNLVPLDHHRGTELTKCNLKERFFTIFGSCNGLVLVSFRVKGCMNPDSGGYLFKLLVLNPITREFIQLPDFGRYKLINVIRKHNISYGFGYDSLTDEYKLVTIAWRHDLSSDSMHIRVFSLTSNNTYARVTESLKDYRYIVNSPGVFVNGFLHWFAKKRSDGLGVILAFNLASENFNVVPSPDDVDIVANSQCKLVGIGGKLAIVLSNKGQVWLMNEYGVKDSWNNILIYGQHEFCTLLRPMFSVNKGYILRGPKFPVIRIKQTLIDDETKKRYYSDNAEFCQNLLLINQDSFTESLVSPNFSGIN